One genomic segment of Candidatus Poribacteria bacterium includes these proteins:
- a CDS encoding Uma2 family endonuclease: MVTYTKGATIPHAPTDDTDLYPDTDGKPMAVSDHHRYWLTRILQTLEIHFASEPGVYVSGDIMMYYEEGVPQKSVSPDVLVTFGIGQKFRRTYQVWNEGKVPEFVMEFSSKGTYRNDLGRKRALYAELGMQNYFLCDIEGLYLPTPLMGFELVAGEYVAIRPNADGGVMSPVLGLTFQMMDEGLGIYDSVGETWLQTPAEQEAARAEQAEAEVAQLREQLARLQSRDSR, from the coding sequence ATGGTAACCTATACGAAAGGTGCAACCATCCCCCATGCACCGACAGATGATACAGACCTATATCCTGATACGGATGGTAAACCTATGGCAGTAAGCGATCACCACAGATATTGGCTTACGCGGATATTACAAACACTTGAAATTCATTTTGCGTCGGAGCCAGGGGTGTATGTCTCTGGCGATATAATGATGTATTACGAGGAGGGGGTCCCGCAGAAATCGGTTTCACCGGATGTCCTCGTCACCTTCGGAATCGGTCAGAAGTTTCGGCGGACGTATCAGGTATGGAATGAGGGGAAAGTGCCTGAGTTTGTTATGGAGTTTTCGAGTAAAGGCACTTATCGAAATGACTTAGGTCGGAAGCGAGCACTTTATGCAGAATTAGGGATGCAGAACTACTTTTTATGTGATATCGAGGGTCTGTATCTTCCTACCCCATTGATGGGTTTTGAATTAGTGGCGGGTGAATATGTTGCGATTCGACCAAATGCCGACGGAGGTGTGATGTCGCCGGTTTTAGGGCTAACGTTTCAGATGATGGATGAAGGTTTAGGTATCTATGACTCAGTAGGCGAGACGTGGCTTCAAACACCCGCGGAACAGGAAGCCGCACGCGCGGAACAAGCAGAAGCAGAAGTCGCCCAGCTCCGAGAACAACTTGCACGTTTACAATCACGCGACTCACGTTGA